The Leptospira bouyouniensis genome contains a region encoding:
- a CDS encoding lipoprotein signal peptidase yields MKLPNTPFFSVFKPGYLAFVAFGLFLDLLTKYIIITKMYAHESIPVLGDFFRLSLTFNTGFVFGLFQDNALPSLFATGFAIVFLIFYRWQNSDLGNVWGWNFVMAGAFGNFIDKFFVKIPGTGFRFGFTPDKPGIEYIGVVDFLDFEWPDFLLFDRWPAFNVADSCVSIGIVILLFTMDWKELDKK; encoded by the coding sequence ATGAAATTACCAAACACTCCATTTTTCTCTGTATTTAAACCAGGATACTTGGCCTTTGTTGCCTTTGGACTATTTTTAGACCTACTCACAAAGTATATCATTATCACAAAAATGTATGCACATGAAAGTATTCCTGTGTTAGGTGATTTTTTCAGACTTTCGCTTACGTTTAATACTGGTTTTGTGTTTGGGCTTTTCCAAGACAATGCATTACCGTCATTATTTGCGACTGGTTTTGCGATTGTTTTTTTAATTTTTTACAGATGGCAAAATTCTGACTTGGGAAATGTATGGGGATGGAATTTTGTAATGGCGGGAGCCTTTGGAAATTTTATTGATAAGTTTTTTGTCAAAATTCCAGGGACTGGTTTTCGTTTTGGCTTCACACCTGACAAACCTGGGATCGAATACATTGGCGTTGTTGACTTTTTAGACTTTGAATGGCCCGATTTTTTACTCTTCGACAGGTGGCCAGCATTCAATGTTGCCGATTCATGTGTTTCCATCGGCATTGTGATTTTACTATTCACAATGGATTGGAAGGAATTGGATAAAAAATAA
- a CDS encoding ABC1 kinase family protein, with amino-acid sequence MKSDQNRSVSVYSFVFKTYFQYLYLSKFSKKILSKEKYNTKRTHFLKRKGIETKTLFFQLGGVYIKIGQFISNLFHILPEEFLWELQDLQDKIPPREFHDIDKRWLMDFKKPMDEIFESLEKTAYASASTAQVHIGYYQNKKVAIKTLYPGIEDTAKSDLKTISKVIWLIDSFVVKVSAKEVNDQLQSMINEELDLRSELKNLKILKQMFALEKDFYIPNPIEELCGRHTLVTEFVEGKKIYELDPEPLYTKRNPNLDKLIKAYILMIFDYRFFHADPHPGNLIFMDTGELCLIDFGAVQSISEEETQILERILVGAMRKDYHLISESLYELGAVTESLSKDELTQIVKYSLEKLNRILADTDHFRNLSFETLRPGDDLRFLKEIQVSLKRLLSSLKLPPNFLSLHRVLALLLGNFSFLDPTRSMIEYAEKPFSQIVLKGGSFKRLWKDEGEEFITSLFSLPKELNDFLYKWNRGEFSKKDDYKSEELKLKEIFTFGTLGSLFFFFGMYYAEKFWKEPSIIFYILSGLCFWSLAKSSLSYWKQK; translated from the coding sequence ATGAAATCAGATCAAAATCGATCCGTCTCTGTTTATTCGTTTGTATTTAAAACATACTTTCAATATTTATACCTTTCAAAATTTTCCAAAAAAATTCTCTCGAAAGAAAAATATAACACAAAACGTACGCATTTTCTTAAAAGAAAAGGAATCGAAACAAAAACACTTTTCTTTCAATTAGGTGGTGTTTATATAAAAATAGGGCAGTTTATCAGCAATTTATTCCATATCCTACCCGAGGAATTTTTATGGGAATTGCAAGACCTTCAAGACAAAATCCCTCCGCGAGAATTTCATGATATTGATAAAAGATGGCTGATGGATTTCAAAAAACCAATGGATGAAATTTTTGAATCATTGGAAAAAACTGCATATGCAAGTGCCTCAACAGCTCAGGTTCACATTGGGTATTACCAAAACAAAAAAGTGGCAATCAAAACCCTTTACCCTGGAATCGAAGATACAGCGAAATCTGATCTAAAAACCATTTCGAAAGTCATTTGGCTCATTGATTCGTTTGTGGTAAAAGTTTCTGCAAAAGAGGTGAACGACCAATTACAATCTATGATCAATGAGGAATTGGATCTTCGAAGTGAATTAAAAAATTTAAAAATACTCAAACAGATGTTTGCACTTGAAAAAGATTTTTATATTCCAAATCCAATCGAAGAACTTTGCGGTCGACACACTCTCGTTACAGAATTTGTAGAAGGAAAAAAGATTTATGAATTAGATCCCGAACCCCTGTATACAAAACGGAATCCTAATTTGGATAAGTTGATCAAAGCATATATTTTAATGATTTTTGATTATCGATTCTTTCATGCAGACCCACATCCAGGAAATTTAATTTTTATGGATACCGGAGAATTGTGTCTAATCGACTTTGGAGCTGTTCAATCTATTTCAGAAGAAGAAACCCAAATTTTAGAACGAATATTGGTTGGTGCAATGAGAAAGGATTACCATCTGATTTCTGAATCCTTATATGAGTTGGGAGCAGTGACGGAATCTTTATCCAAAGATGAATTAACCCAAATCGTAAAATACTCGTTGGAAAAACTAAATCGAATCCTTGCCGATACAGATCATTTTAGGAATTTAAGTTTTGAAACCTTAAGACCAGGGGATGACCTTCGATTCTTAAAGGAAATCCAAGTGAGCCTCAAACGGTTGCTCTCTAGTTTGAAACTTCCTCCCAATTTTCTAAGTTTACATCGTGTCCTTGCTTTGTTACTGGGAAACTTTTCGTTTTTGGATCCAACAAGGTCCATGATCGAATACGCCGAAAAACCGTTTTCGCAGATTGTTTTGAAGGGTGGTTCGTTCAAAAGGCTTTGGAAGGATGAAGGAGAAGAATTTATCACAAGTTTGTTTTCGTTACCCAAAGAACTCAATGACTTCTTGTACAAATGGAATCGGGGTGAATTTTCTAAAAAAGACGATTATAAATCGGAGGAATTGAAACTCAAAGAAATTTTCACTTTTGGGACCCTAGGATCACTATTTTTCTTTTTTGGAATGTATTATGCGGAAAAATTCTGGAAAGAACCAAGCATAATATTTTATATACTATCAGGACTTTGTTTTTGGTCACTTGCGAAATCGAGTCTAAGTTATTGGAAACAAAAATAA
- a CDS encoding amidohydrolase: protein MAVIKIAIYQKNLHKRFTQEEISKVQQSKAQFLLLPEGFPHFFQSESPKDGTKHEKEYQDHLLEISEKFPGVILGGSQYRNNENGNLVSALPIVQSLVLVDFYEKKSPNPIREEAVTTGVTESIFIMGGLRFGLLLGEDLFNESIWSEFQNEKIEIIFHLDTTNQNKSYEEDLNDYELLAKEKNIHIVRVCGPTDGKAARSLYASPSGINWKVGKLEEDKEVFKTLSVNVMRSYLL, encoded by the coding sequence ATGGCAGTCATCAAAATCGCAATCTACCAAAAGAATTTACACAAACGATTCACCCAAGAGGAAATATCAAAAGTCCAACAGAGCAAGGCACAATTTTTATTGTTACCAGAAGGTTTCCCTCACTTTTTTCAAAGTGAATCTCCAAAAGATGGAACAAAACATGAAAAGGAATACCAAGATCATTTGTTAGAGATCTCGGAAAAATTTCCAGGAGTTATCCTTGGTGGTAGCCAATATCGAAATAATGAAAATGGTAATTTAGTTTCTGCACTACCTATTGTACAATCATTAGTTCTTGTTGATTTTTATGAAAAAAAATCTCCTAACCCAATTCGAGAAGAAGCCGTCACAACTGGTGTCACAGAATCAATCTTTATCATGGGAGGCCTTCGCTTCGGATTGTTACTCGGAGAAGATTTATTTAATGAGTCAATTTGGAGTGAATTTCAAAATGAGAAAATAGAGATTATCTTCCATTTGGATACAACAAACCAAAACAAATCTTATGAAGAAGATTTGAATGATTACGAATTACTTGCCAAAGAAAAAAATATCCATATCGTTAGAGTTTGCGGACCCACTGATGGAAAAGCCGCACGCAGTTTATACGCGTCTCCTTCAGGAATCAATTGGAAAGTGGGGAAATTGGAAGAAGACAAAGAAGTTTTTAAAACTTTGTCCGTGAATGTCATGAGAAGTTACTTACTTTAA
- a CDS encoding Gfo/Idh/MocA family protein, with product MKPTKIKTILIGLGRIASKLEKDPYRKKPCTHMGVLMSSWGKAHFEFVSGFDSNPEACELFQNQWKQPTVNIPNGLFQKLNLPTVNLAIIATPSHTHEGIAKECIKMGIRHLLIEKPVAMSSKGAKTLEQLSKSNQTKIWINHERRYHPSYLFVRDELKKGNFGQIKSIRASVFTSAKNPGIAFSKSGGGPLLHDGTHALDLIHWLVGKPKLVHAKMERPKKGIVETRASAYFFTNSNIQITLDVSGGREYFQFELDIHTNSHRIICSNDGFQFFQSVPSKLYKGFQSLELYNPKGFPKPETSNAFLGIYKEIKEVIHGEKSTMEGTLSENIQILESIESIYRNKK from the coding sequence ATGAAACCAACTAAAATCAAAACGATTCTCATTGGCCTTGGACGAATCGCTTCCAAACTAGAAAAAGACCCGTACCGCAAAAAACCTTGCACACATATGGGTGTACTCATGTCTTCTTGGGGAAAGGCCCATTTTGAATTTGTATCTGGCTTTGATTCGAATCCGGAAGCTTGTGAACTATTCCAAAACCAATGGAAACAACCAACAGTCAACATTCCCAACGGTTTGTTTCAAAAATTGAATTTACCGACGGTAAACCTTGCCATCATTGCTACCCCCAGTCATACCCATGAAGGAATTGCCAAAGAATGCATCAAAATGGGAATTCGGCACCTTCTCATCGAAAAACCGGTTGCAATGTCTTCAAAAGGGGCGAAAACGTTAGAACAACTTTCAAAATCCAACCAGACAAAAATTTGGATCAATCATGAAAGAAGATACCACCCAAGTTACCTCTTTGTGAGAGATGAATTAAAAAAAGGAAATTTCGGGCAAATCAAATCCATCCGTGCTTCTGTATTTACTTCTGCTAAAAATCCTGGTATCGCCTTTTCAAAGTCTGGTGGTGGTCCCTTACTTCATGACGGTACCCATGCACTCGATTTAATTCATTGGTTGGTTGGAAAACCTAAACTCGTACATGCCAAAATGGAAAGACCCAAAAAAGGAATTGTCGAAACAAGAGCATCTGCCTATTTTTTTACCAATTCAAATATACAAATCACATTAGATGTCTCAGGAGGCAGGGAATATTTTCAATTTGAATTGGATATTCATACAAATTCCCATCGGATTATCTGTTCGAACGATGGGTTCCAATTCTTTCAATCTGTTCCTTCAAAATTGTACAAAGGATTTCAAAGTTTAGAATTATACAATCCAAAAGGATTCCCAAAGCCAGAAACATCCAATGCATTTTTAGGGATCTACAAAGAAATTAAAGAGGTAATCCATGGTGAAAAATCGACTATGGAAGGAACCTTGTCTGAGAATATCCAAATTTTGGAAAGTATTGAATCAATTTATAGGAATAAAAAATGA